The following proteins are encoded in a genomic region of Labeo rohita strain BAU-BD-2019 chromosome 5, IGBB_LRoh.1.0, whole genome shotgun sequence:
- the LOC127164952 gene encoding lysosomal membrane ascorbate-dependent ferrireductase CYB561A3, which translates to MRGIVAFYLTYLLCLTFGIACVALVAHWNYSYRGGFAWDGSIKQFNWHPVFMVTGMLVLYGNAAVVYRIPLTWGHNKLPWKLLHAGLLLLSFILSVLGLCAVFDYHNANHTANLYSLHSWVGICTTALFTAQWIIGFTAFLLPCTPMTARALVKPAHVWMGAIILVLSIVSCISGINEKLFFALKGNTNGTLPYSALPPEAITANSLGVVIVAFGLVVLKILSNQIWQRPDEAGYEVGIYQPLGYDGS; encoded by the exons ATGAGAGGAATTGTTGCATTTTACCTAACCTACCTGCTGTGCCTGACATTCGGGATCGCCTGTGTGGCATTAGTAGCTCATTGGAATTATAGCTATCGAGGTGGATTTGCATGGGACGGCTCAATTAAGCAATTCAACTGGCACCCGGTCTTCATGGTCACTGGAATGCTCGTGCTTTATGGGAATG CGGCCGTAGTGTACCGTATTCCTCTGACGTGGGGTCACAATAAGCTCCCGTGGAAGCTGTTACACGCTGGGCTTCTGCTCCTTTCTTTCATACTGTCTGTTCTTGGGCTTTGTGCGGTGTTCGACTACCATAATGCAAACCACACAGCCAACCTGTATTCCCTCCATAGCTGGGTGGGCATTTGTACCACTGCGCTTTTTACTGCACAG TGGATCATAGGTTTTACTGCGTTCCTCTTGCCTTGCACTCCAATGACGGCACGTGCTCTTGTAAAGCCAGCTCATGTTTGGATGGGAGCAATCATCTTGGTGCTAAGCATTGTGTCCTGCATCTCAGGGATCAACGAAAAACTCTTTTTTGCACT AAAAGGAAACACCAATGGGACGCTGCCTTATTCTGCATTACCACCAGAGGCAATAACTGCAAATTCATTGGGAGTTGTCATTGTAGCATTTGGATTGGTTGTTTTGAAAATCTTATCCAATCAGATATGGCAGCGTCCTGATGAAGCAGGCTATGAAGTGGGAATTTACCAG CCACTGGGTTATGATGGAAGCTGA
- the hdr gene encoding hematopoietic death receptor, with protein MRYIIILVLLLLNVINAAKSHLDMAWAQGSIKNRSSRDVSCREGLEYEHDNICCLNCPAGTYVKKACVRHSEKGVCEPCEFDKFTEHDHGLRMCLSCSKCRIDEETVEKCTNTQNTRCKCKQGSFCLPDQPCEVCKKCSRCKEDEEIVQSCTDISNTVCRKRSSLGNSNSVTFIIVVTLVAMLALIVGIVYWTKSKPSKRAVTSRSPREMVKICMGDSEEVKEERQNAHNSRMDDSSQSFLEENYVERESLRRLVPLNGEESLKKTFDFFEEMDVHYHNRFFRFIGLSDNSIKSADSLFPEDRVYELLKIWMEKEGLKADFNSLIEALIYLDQRLSAENIISKAISNGCFKYEDE; from the exons ATGAGATACATAATTATCTTG GTTTTGTTGTTACTAAATGTCATAAATGCTGCTAAAAGTCACTTGGATATGGCCTGGGCTCAAGGATCCATCAAGAACAGATCAAGCAGGGATGTTTCGTGCAGAGAGGGCTTGGAGTATGAACATGATAACATCTGCTGCCTGAACTGCCCTGCTG GAACCTATGTGAAAAAGGCCTGCGTTAGGCATTCAGAAAAAGGAGTTTGTGAGCCATGTGAGTTTGATAAATTCACTGAGCATGACCATGGACTGCGGATGTGTTTATCATGCTCCAAGTGCCGTATAG ATGAGGAAACCGTAGAGAAATGCACAAATACCCAGAATACACGGTGCAAGTGCAAACAGGGGTCATTTTGTTTACCTGACCAGCCATGTGAGGTGTGCAAGAAATGCAGCAG ATGCAAAGAGGATGAAGAGATTGTACAAAGCTGTACAGACATTTCCAACACCGTTTGTAGAAAGAGAAGCTCCTTGGGCAACTCCAACTCAG TGACATTCATTATTGTTGTGACATTAGTTGCAATGCTGGCATTGATTGTGGGTATCGTCTACTGGACAAAGTCAAAACCAAGTAAAAGAGCAG TAACATCAAGAAGTCCAAGGGAAATGGTTAAGATCTGTATG GGTGACAGTGAGGAAGTGAAGGAGGAGAGGCAGAATGCCCACAACTCCAGGATGGATGACTCCTCTCAGtcgtttcttgaggaaaactaTGTG GAAAGAGAGTCATTAAGAAGACTTGTTCCTTTGAATG GAGAAGAATCGTTGAAGAAAACCTTTGATTTCTTTGAAGAAATGGATGTCCATTATCATAACAGATTCTTCAGGTTCATCGGACTGAGTGATAATTCAATCAAAAGTGCAGACTCTCTCTTTCCGGAAGATAGAGTTTACGAACTGTTAAAAATCTGGATGGAAAAGGAGGGACTGAAGGCAGATTTCAACAGTCTTATTGAAGCATTAATCTATTTAGACCAAAGGCTGTCAgcagaaaatatcatttcaaaGGCAATTAGTAATGGTTGCTTTAAATATGAAGATGAATGA